In Morganella morganii, the following are encoded in one genomic region:
- the sanA gene encoding outer membrane permeability protein SanA, whose product MWKRIILWMLAGIILAAAAAIAADRWISWKTAPYIYENINDLPPSEVGMVLGTAKYYKNGTINQYYRYRIQGAVNAYNSGKVKYLLLSGDNAQHSYNEPSTMRKDLVNAGIPASKIVLDFAGFRTLDSVVRTRKVFDTNGFTIITQRFHCERALYIAMEKGIEARCYAVSSPKNMFTVRAREVVARLGALADLYILNREPRFLGPQESIPAPQTLPENVPSYPAVTPEELNVLYPEPPVTPEKPADTTQPAPAAQ is encoded by the coding sequence ATATGGAAACGGATCATTCTGTGGATGCTGGCAGGTATTATTCTGGCGGCAGCAGCGGCTATTGCGGCAGATCGCTGGATTAGCTGGAAAACCGCGCCTTATATCTATGAAAATATCAATGACCTGCCGCCGAGTGAAGTCGGCATGGTACTCGGTACGGCTAAGTACTATAAAAACGGGACAATTAACCAATATTACCGGTATCGTATTCAGGGTGCCGTAAATGCATACAACAGCGGCAAGGTGAAGTATCTGCTGCTGAGCGGCGACAATGCCCAGCACAGTTACAATGAGCCGAGCACGATGCGCAAGGATCTGGTGAATGCCGGGATCCCGGCCAGTAAAATTGTGCTCGATTTTGCCGGATTCCGCACGCTGGATTCTGTGGTACGGACACGAAAAGTCTTTGATACCAATGGCTTTACGATTATCACCCAGCGCTTCCATTGTGAACGGGCGCTGTATATCGCGATGGAAAAAGGTATTGAGGCGCGCTGTTACGCGGTTTCCTCCCCGAAGAATATGTTTACTGTCCGTGCGCGGGAAGTGGTTGCCCGGCTGGGCGCACTGGCTGATTTATATATTCTCAACCGCGAGCCGCGTTTCCTCGGCCCGCAGGAATCGATTCCGGCACCACAAACGTTACCGGAGAATGTACCGTCATATCCGGCAGTGACACCGGAAGAGCTGAATGTACTTTATCCGGAGCCCCCTGTGACACCGGAAAAACCGGCGGATACCACACAACCGGCACCCGCTGCGCAATAA
- a CDS encoding NAD-dependent malic enzyme: MELEYESKRALYIPYAGPILLEFPLLNKGSAFSEEERSNFNLHGLLPEAVETIEEQTERAYRQYSDFKNDTDKHIYLRNIQDTNETLFYRLLNAHLKEMMPIIYTPTVGAACEHFSDSYRRARGLFISYPNRAYIDDMLQNATKQNVKVIVVTDGERILGLGDQGIGGMGIPIGKLSLYTACGGISPAYTLPIVLDVGTNNQQRLNDPLYMGWRHPRITGEEYDEFVDEFINAVKRRWPDVLLQFEDFAQKNAMPLLERYRDQLCCFNDDIQGTASVTLGSLIAASRAAGGQLKDQTVAFLGAGSAGCGIAEQIIAQMKSEGLSEEQARARIFMVDRFGLLTDKLPNLLNFQSKLITKSDIIADWDVQNDAISLEDVVRNAKPTVLIGVSGQPGLFTEEIIREMHKNCARPVVMPLSNPTSRVEARPEDIIAWTDGHALVATGSPFNPVIYKDKTYPISQCNNSFIFPGIGLGVLAAGARRVTDGMMMAASRALAECSPMVVNGEGSLLPDIEDIKKVSRIIAKQVAKEAQIQGVATVTSDGALDEAIERNFWHPEYRVYRRTSF, encoded by the coding sequence ATGGAACTGGAATACGAAAGCAAACGTGCATTATATATCCCGTATGCGGGCCCTATCCTGTTAGAATTTCCGCTGCTGAATAAGGGAAGCGCCTTCTCCGAAGAAGAGCGCAGTAATTTCAACCTCCACGGCCTGCTGCCGGAAGCGGTGGAGACCATCGAAGAGCAGACTGAACGCGCTTATCGTCAGTATTCTGATTTTAAAAACGATACTGACAAACATATCTACCTGCGTAACATTCAGGATACGAATGAAACGCTGTTCTACCGCCTGCTCAATGCTCACCTCAAAGAAATGATGCCTATCATTTACACCCCGACTGTCGGGGCGGCCTGTGAGCATTTCTCGGACAGCTACCGCCGTGCGCGCGGGCTGTTTATCTCTTATCCGAACCGCGCTTACATTGATGACATGCTGCAGAATGCCACCAAGCAGAATGTAAAAGTCATCGTGGTAACCGACGGTGAGCGGATCCTCGGTCTGGGTGACCAGGGGATCGGCGGGATGGGGATCCCGATTGGTAAACTCTCTCTGTATACCGCCTGCGGCGGCATCAGCCCGGCGTATACCCTGCCTATCGTGCTGGATGTCGGTACCAATAACCAGCAGCGCCTGAATGACCCGCTCTATATGGGCTGGCGTCACCCGCGTATCACCGGCGAAGAATATGATGAATTTGTTGATGAATTTATCAATGCGGTTAAGCGCCGCTGGCCGGATGTGCTGTTACAGTTTGAAGATTTCGCCCAGAAAAACGCGATGCCGCTGCTGGAACGCTACCGCGATCAGCTCTGCTGCTTCAATGATGATATCCAGGGTACCGCATCAGTCACCCTCGGCAGCCTGATTGCCGCCAGCCGTGCCGCAGGCGGACAGCTGAAAGACCAGACTGTTGCCTTCCTGGGTGCCGGTTCAGCCGGGTGTGGTATCGCCGAGCAGATTATCGCGCAGATGAAATCCGAAGGTCTGAGTGAAGAGCAGGCGCGTGCCCGTATCTTTATGGTGGACAGATTCGGTCTGCTGACGGACAAACTGCCAAACCTGCTGAATTTCCAGAGCAAACTGATCACCAAAAGTGACATTATTGCGGACTGGGATGTGCAGAATGATGCGATTTCACTGGAAGATGTGGTCCGTAACGCTAAGCCGACTGTGCTTATCGGGGTTTCCGGTCAGCCGGGGCTGTTTACGGAAGAGATTATCCGTGAAATGCACAAAAACTGTGCGCGTCCGGTCGTCATGCCGCTGTCCAACCCGACCTCCCGTGTGGAAGCCCGTCCGGAAGATATTATCGCCTGGACAGACGGTCATGCACTGGTTGCAACCGGCAGCCCGTTTAATCCGGTGATTTATAAGGATAAAACCTATCCTATCTCCCAGTGCAACAACTCCTTTATTTTCCCGGGGATTGGTCTGGGTGTGCTGGCCGCCGGTGCCAGACGTGTGACTGACGGCATGATGATGGCAGCAAGCCGCGCGCTGGCTGAATGCTCACCGATGGTTGTTAACGGCGAAGGCTCACTGCTGCCGGATATCGAGGACATCAAAAAAGTCTCCCGTATCATCGCCAAACAGGTTGCCAAAGAAGCACAGATCCAGGGTGTCGCGACTGTGACCTCTGACGGTGCACTCGATGAAGCTATCGAACGTAACTTCTGGCATCCGGAATATCGTGTTTACCGCCGGACATCTTTCTGA
- the moeA gene encoding molybdopterin molybdotransferase MoeA, with amino-acid sequence MANPTESYTSSLISLQEALDKLLATPAAITGTETIALTDAAGRITATPVISPINVPPFDNSAMDGYGFRLSDWDGKTPLPVAGRALAGVPFKGELPAGQCVRIMTGAPVPKGVDTVVMQEEAKVSDAGITFTAGITAGQNIRRTGEDIAQHSEVLPAGTKLAAAQLPLIASLGLAELSVVRKLKVAVFSTGDELQAVGQPLGDGQIYDTNRFAVRLMLEKLGCDVIDLGVIPDNPDILRATFEKADAQADLVISSGGVSVGEADYTKQILDEIGKINFWKLAIKPGKPFAFGKLNNAWFCGLPGNPVSTTVTFYELVQPLIARLSGFSQWQPPMRFKAVATTPLKKSAGRLDFQRGIAGVNEQGQMVVRTTGDQGSHIFSSFSLANCFIVLERERGAVAAGETVEIEFFNHLLKND; translated from the coding sequence ATGGCTAATCCGACAGAAAGTTACACCTCTTCGTTAATCTCTTTACAGGAAGCACTGGATAAGCTGCTCGCGACCCCGGCCGCGATCACCGGTACTGAAACAATCGCGCTGACGGATGCCGCCGGGCGGATCACTGCCACCCCGGTTATTTCGCCTATCAATGTACCGCCGTTTGATAATTCCGCAATGGATGGTTACGGGTTTCGCCTGTCCGACTGGGACGGAAAAACCCCGCTGCCGGTTGCCGGTCGCGCTCTGGCGGGTGTTCCATTCAAAGGTGAATTACCGGCCGGACAATGTGTCCGTATTATGACCGGCGCACCGGTACCCAAGGGTGTGGATACCGTGGTGATGCAGGAAGAAGCGAAAGTGTCGGATGCCGGAATTACCTTTACCGCCGGAATTACCGCCGGGCAGAATATCCGCCGTACTGGTGAGGATATCGCGCAACACAGTGAAGTTTTACCGGCAGGCACCAAACTGGCCGCCGCCCAGCTGCCGCTGATTGCCTCCCTCGGTCTGGCGGAGCTGTCCGTGGTGCGCAAACTGAAAGTGGCGGTGTTCTCCACCGGTGATGAATTGCAGGCGGTCGGCCAGCCGCTGGGTGACGGACAGATTTATGATACCAACCGCTTTGCGGTTCGTCTGATGCTGGAAAAGCTCGGTTGTGATGTGATTGATCTCGGCGTGATCCCGGATAATCCGGACATTCTGCGCGCCACTTTTGAGAAAGCCGATGCACAGGCGGATCTGGTGATCAGCAGCGGCGGCGTGTCTGTCGGCGAAGCGGATTACACCAAACAGATTCTTGATGAAATCGGCAAAATTAATTTCTGGAAACTGGCGATCAAACCGGGCAAGCCGTTTGCTTTCGGTAAGCTGAATAACGCCTGGTTCTGCGGTCTGCCGGGCAACCCGGTCTCCACCACTGTTACCTTTTATGAGCTGGTGCAGCCACTGATCGCGCGTCTGTCCGGCTTCAGCCAGTGGCAGCCACCGATGCGGTTTAAAGCCGTCGCCACCACGCCGCTGAAAAAATCCGCCGGTCGTCTGGATTTTCAGCGCGGTATTGCCGGGGTGAATGAACAGGGTCAGATGGTGGTCAGAACCACCGGCGATCAGGGCTCGCATATTTTCAGTTCATTCAGCCTCGCCAACTGCTTTATTGTGCTGGAGCGTGAGCGCGGTGCGGTTGCCGCCGGTGAAACCGTTGAAATCGAGTTTTTTAACCATTTACTGAAGAATGACTGA
- the folE gene encoding GTP cyclohydrolase I FolE, with product MSSLSREAELVHAALIARGLETPLREQTLPPETRKVQIEAHMTEIMKLLNLDLSDDSLADTPKRIAKMYVDEIFSGLDYHNFPKITLIENKMKVDEMVTVRDITLTSTCEHHFVTIDGKATVAYIPKDTVIGLSKINRIVQFFAQRPQVQERLTQQILLALQTLLGTTNVAVSIDAVHYCVKARGIRDATSTTTTTSLGGLFKSSQNTRQEFLRAARHI from the coding sequence ATGTCATCATTAAGCCGGGAAGCAGAACTTGTCCACGCCGCGCTCATCGCACGCGGGCTGGAGACACCATTGCGGGAGCAGACACTGCCGCCGGAAACCCGCAAGGTTCAGATTGAAGCGCATATGACAGAAATTATGAAGCTGCTCAATCTCGACCTGAGCGACGACAGTCTGGCAGATACCCCGAAACGTATCGCGAAGATGTATGTGGATGAAATTTTTTCAGGACTGGATTATCACAATTTCCCGAAAATCACCCTGATTGAAAATAAAATGAAAGTGGATGAAATGGTGACGGTCCGTGATATCACGCTGACCAGCACCTGTGAACACCACTTTGTCACTATCGACGGTAAAGCCACCGTTGCTTATATCCCGAAAGACACCGTTATCGGGTTATCGAAAATTAACCGCATTGTGCAGTTCTTTGCCCAGCGCCCGCAGGTTCAGGAACGTCTGACACAGCAAATTCTTCTGGCACTGCAAACGCTGCTCGGCACCACTAATGTGGCGGTATCCATTGACGCGGTGCATTATTGTGTCAAAGCGCGCGGCATCCGTGACGCAACCAGTACCACCACCACCACCTCACTGGGCGGGTTATTTAAATCCAGCCAGAATACCCGCCAGGAATTCCTGCGCGCGGCCCGTCATATTTAA
- the moeB gene encoding molybdopterin-synthase adenylyltransferase MoeB encodes MATEPGHIELSDEEALRYNRQIVLRGFDFDGQEALKAGRVLITGLGGLGCAAAQYLAAAGVGHLTLLDFDTVSLSNLQRQILHTDARIGMAKTESAAIALKAVNPHCHTETVTKQLDDDELTALIRSHHVVLDCTDNVAVREQLNRACHQLKIPLVSGAAIRMEGQISVFTWQEGEPCYRCLSRLFGENSLTCVEAGVMAPLVGTIGTLEAMECIKLLTGYGQVSSGKVVLFDAMRMQFRTINLKPDPQCEVCGCNG; translated from the coding sequence ATGGCGACTGAACCCGGACATATTGAGCTCAGTGATGAGGAAGCGCTGCGTTATAACCGGCAGATCGTGCTGCGCGGCTTTGATTTTGATGGTCAGGAAGCGCTGAAAGCCGGGCGGGTGCTGATCACCGGCCTCGGCGGACTCGGGTGTGCGGCAGCGCAGTATCTGGCGGCGGCGGGCGTGGGGCATCTTACGTTGCTGGATTTTGATACCGTGTCGCTCTCCAATCTTCAGCGTCAGATCCTGCATACCGATGCCCGTATCGGGATGGCAAAAACAGAATCCGCCGCGATTGCGCTGAAAGCCGTCAATCCGCATTGCCATACCGAAACCGTTACCAAACAGCTGGATGATGATGAGCTTACCGCTCTGATCCGGTCTCACCATGTTGTACTGGACTGTACCGATAATGTCGCCGTCCGCGAACAGCTTAACCGGGCGTGTCATCAGTTGAAGATCCCGCTGGTGTCCGGTGCCGCTATCCGTATGGAAGGACAGATTTCTGTCTTTACCTGGCAGGAGGGGGAACCCTGTTACCGCTGCCTGAGCCGGTTATTCGGGGAGAACAGTCTGACCTGTGTGGAAGCGGGTGTGATGGCACCGCTGGTCGGTACCATCGGCACCCTGGAGGCGATGGAGTGCATCAAACTGCTCACCGGCTACGGGCAGGTGAGCAGCGGAAAAGTGGTGCTGTTTGATGCGATGCGCATGCAGTTCCGCACCATTAATCTTAAGCCTGATCCCCAGTGCGAGGTGTGCGGCTGTAACGGATAG
- a CDS encoding cytosine deaminase has protein sequence MLNQTVKHIFNARLPDRAGLWRIDIDNQRITAIVPQPEGEILPESLDAEGGLVTAPFVEPHIHLDTTQTAGEPAWNQSGTLFEGIERWAERKALLTHDDVKTRARQTLKWQIANGIQHVRTHVDVSDATLTALKAMLEVKQEVAPWVDLQIVAFPQEGIMSYPDGEALLEEALRLGADVAGAIPHFEFTREYGVESLHKTFALAQKYDRLIDVHCDEIDDEQSRFVETVAALAHREGMGARVTASHTTAMHSYNGAYTSRLFRLLKMSGINFVANPLVNIHLQGRFDTYPKRRGITRVKEMLAADINVCFGHDDVFDPWYPLGTANMLQVLHMGLHVCQLMGYGQINDGLKLITEYSARTLNLQDYGVAEGKRASLLILPAENGFDAVRRQVPVRYSVRDGRVIAETQPAVTQIHLDKPETIRYSRTPRTGDQA, from the coding sequence GTGCTTAATCAAACCGTAAAACATATTTTTAATGCCCGTCTGCCGGATCGTGCTGGCCTGTGGCGTATCGACATCGATAATCAGCGCATTACCGCGATTGTGCCGCAGCCGGAGGGTGAAATACTGCCGGAAAGCCTGGACGCCGAAGGCGGCCTGGTCACCGCGCCGTTCGTCGAGCCGCATATTCACCTCGATACCACCCAGACTGCCGGGGAACCGGCGTGGAACCAGTCCGGCACCTTATTTGAAGGGATTGAACGCTGGGCGGAACGCAAAGCGCTGCTGACGCACGATGATGTGAAAACCCGCGCCCGGCAGACCCTGAAATGGCAGATTGCCAACGGCATCCAGCATGTCCGCACTCACGTTGATGTCTCTGATGCCACCCTGACCGCGCTGAAAGCGATGCTGGAAGTGAAGCAGGAAGTTGCGCCGTGGGTGGATTTGCAGATTGTTGCGTTTCCGCAGGAAGGGATCATGTCCTATCCGGACGGTGAAGCACTGCTGGAAGAAGCACTGCGCCTGGGCGCGGATGTGGCGGGGGCTATCCCGCACTTTGAATTTACCCGCGAATACGGCGTGGAATCCCTGCACAAAACCTTTGCGCTGGCACAGAAATATGACCGTCTGATCGACGTGCATTGTGATGAAATCGATGATGAACAGTCCCGTTTCGTGGAAACCGTTGCCGCGCTGGCACACCGTGAGGGAATGGGCGCGCGTGTTACCGCCAGCCACACCACGGCGATGCACTCTTATAACGGGGCTTATACCTCCCGCCTGTTCCGTCTGCTGAAAATGTCCGGCATTAACTTTGTGGCGAACCCGCTGGTGAATATTCACTTACAGGGGCGTTTCGATACCTATCCGAAGCGCCGCGGGATCACCCGTGTCAAAGAGATGCTGGCGGCGGACATTAATGTCTGCTTCGGTCACGATGACGTGTTTGACCCGTGGTATCCGCTGGGTACCGCCAATATGCTCCAGGTGCTGCATATGGGGCTGCATGTCTGTCAGCTGATGGGATATGGTCAGATTAATGACGGGCTGAAGCTGATTACGGAATACAGTGCGCGTACCCTGAACTTACAGGATTACGGCGTGGCGGAAGGCAAACGCGCCAGTCTGCTGATCCTGCCGGCGGAAAACGGGTTTGATGCTGTCCGCCGTCAGGTGCCGGTGCGTTACTCTGTCCGTGACGGCCGTGTGATAGCAGAAACACAGCCTGCCGTCACACAGATCCATCTGGATAAACCGGAGACTATCCGTTACAGCCGCACACCTCGCACTGGGGATCAGGCTTAA
- the cdd gene encoding cytidine deaminase, translating into MQNRFHAALNTLPSPLQTLLTDIVCADTFPGYLSAKQVSALCNATDTDEDALALTMLPLAAACAVTPVSRFNVGAIAHGLSGNLYFGANMEFCHVPLQQTVHAEQSAITHAWLRGEKGLRKVTVNYTPCGHCRQFMNELNSGTELLIQLPELAAMPLKTLLPHAFGPVDLGIETRLFDQVHHGYHFLATNAVVGKALEAANRSHAPYSHSHSGVALQDSRGRIYSGAYIENAAFNPGLPPLQAALIFMNMAGGDLHDIHRAVLVEGSNATLSQWESTSATLSALGCQDIALFSY; encoded by the coding sequence ATGCAAAACCGCTTTCATGCAGCCCTGAACACGCTCCCTTCCCCGTTACAGACCCTGCTGACAGACATTGTTTGTGCTGATACGTTCCCGGGATACTTATCGGCCAAACAGGTCAGCGCACTCTGCAACGCCACAGATACTGATGAGGATGCACTTGCACTGACCATGCTGCCGCTGGCCGCAGCCTGTGCCGTGACGCCGGTATCCAGGTTTAATGTCGGCGCGATTGCACACGGACTGAGCGGTAACCTCTATTTCGGCGCCAATATGGAATTCTGCCATGTGCCGTTACAACAGACAGTGCATGCAGAACAGAGCGCGATCACTCACGCCTGGCTGCGCGGCGAGAAAGGTTTGCGCAAAGTAACTGTCAATTACACTCCGTGCGGCCACTGCCGTCAGTTTATGAATGAACTGAACAGCGGTACAGAACTGCTGATCCAGTTACCGGAACTGGCCGCTATGCCGCTGAAAACGCTGCTGCCGCATGCTTTCGGGCCGGTGGATCTGGGAATTGAAACCCGGTTATTTGACCAGGTGCATCACGGTTATCATTTCCTCGCCACCAATGCAGTGGTCGGAAAAGCACTCGAGGCAGCCAACCGCAGCCATGCACCGTATTCTCATTCCCACAGCGGTGTGGCTCTTCAGGACAGCCGCGGACGCATCTACAGCGGTGCTTATATTGAAAATGCCGCCTTTAACCCGGGACTGCCGCCGCTGCAGGCTGCGCTGATCTTTATGAATATGGCCGGCGGCGACCTGCACGACATCCACCGCGCCGTGCTGGTGGAAGGCAGTAACGCCACGCTGTCACAGTGGGAAAGTACCTCTGCCACACTGAGCGCCCTGGGGTGTCAGGATATCGCCCTGTTCAGCTATTAA
- the yeiB gene encoding DUF418 domain-containing protein YeiB, which translates to MNTSVTSASARIDVLDMVRGLAILGIFILNIGGFALPSAAYLNPLYTPAASATDIATWAVLSVLVQGKFLGMFALLFGATLMMLSRYSQPWNMARLLVLGVIGLLHTALLWDGDILLMYSLTGVAACWIIHNVSSRWWLKLVPVLILTGLFLLFFLLSEGGELKLLYWQPSQEMLDYEVLIADTGGIAGMLDRISTISGMLMMMVVQYGWQLLAMMLLGATLMKNGWLKGAYPLSHYRRLAAWLLIPSLLLQAVVMWLEYLNDWSVFWMGTVGYPLADILQPVQTTGLIALFYGLQPQLKPVAACLQRVGRTALSSYLLQSVCGVILFEYLGYFSQFDRLTLLAFVPLMWLINILFSTLWLRYFSQGPVEWLWRQAANKLAAR; encoded by the coding sequence ATGAATACTTCAGTCACATCTGCCTCTGCCCGTATTGATGTCCTCGATATGGTGCGGGGGCTGGCCATCCTCGGTATTTTTATTCTGAACATCGGCGGATTCGCGCTGCCGTCTGCGGCCTATCTGAACCCGCTGTACACCCCGGCGGCGTCCGCAACAGATATCGCCACCTGGGCAGTATTAAGTGTGCTGGTGCAGGGGAAATTCCTCGGCATGTTTGCACTGCTGTTCGGTGCCACTCTGATGATGCTCAGCCGTTACAGCCAGCCCTGGAATATGGCGCGGTTACTGGTGCTTGGAGTGATCGGGCTGCTGCATACCGCTCTGCTCTGGGACGGGGATATCCTGCTGATGTACAGCCTGACCGGCGTTGCCGCCTGCTGGATCATCCATAATGTTTCCTCCCGCTGGTGGCTGAAGCTGGTGCCGGTGCTGATCCTGACCGGATTGTTTTTACTGTTTTTCCTGTTATCGGAAGGTGGTGAGCTGAAACTGTTGTACTGGCAGCCGTCGCAGGAAATGCTGGATTATGAAGTACTGATCGCCGACACCGGTGGTATTGCCGGCATGCTGGACAGAATCAGTACCATCAGCGGTATGCTGATGATGATGGTGGTTCAGTATGGCTGGCAGTTACTGGCAATGATGCTGCTGGGCGCAACACTGATGAAAAACGGCTGGCTGAAAGGGGCATATCCGCTGTCTCATTACCGGCGGCTGGCAGCGTGGCTGCTGATCCCGTCACTGCTGCTGCAGGCGGTTGTGATGTGGCTGGAATACCTGAACGACTGGAGTGTCTTCTGGATGGGCACTGTTGGTTATCCGCTGGCGGATATTTTGCAGCCGGTACAGACTACCGGGCTTATTGCTTTGTTTTATGGTTTGCAGCCACAGCTGAAACCGGTTGCCGCCTGTTTACAGCGGGTCGGGCGTACCGCACTGAGCAGTTATCTGCTGCAATCGGTGTGCGGGGTGATACTGTTTGAGTACCTCGGTTATTTCAGTCAGTTTGATCGCCTGACGCTGCTGGCATTTGTGCCGCTGATGTGGCTGATCAACATCCTGTTCTCAACCCTGTGGCTGCGTTATTTTTCTCAGGGGCCGGTGGAGTGGTTATGGCGGCAGGCAGCCAATAAGCTGGCGGCCCGCTGA
- a CDS encoding YbfB/YjiJ family MFS transporter: MTTSHSARQTTALHIAVSGFLALVVAMGIGRFAFTPQVPLMIDEHQLDLTTAGIVAAWNYLGYLAGSFDAMRAKRGIELRLWTGLWGAVIITLLSAVISGAVLHSIARFFIGWASGWTLVLAAAWTNDALAKLNRPALSVAVYGGTGTGILLCGLAAIGIQGLSLTASQGWWIYGAAALLFSLYVSRYLPRPGELSSSSSPHSKPRMTPKIRRLLWSYALAGFGYILPATFLSQMAAARFPGSLFAQFVWPVFGIAAVAGIVAAIATRRFFTPQRRLAITLWAQAAGILAAEIMPGISGLAVSAFLVGGGLMAAVQLVFQCGRELAPEHGRYMAGLLTTWYAVGQLGGPLVSSVSAYFTGKLEPALWVAFAALIIGGLLVFRDRSDIKESLSQ, from the coding sequence ATGACGACATCTCACTCCGCCCGTCAGACAACGGCGCTTCATATTGCAGTCAGTGGTTTTCTTGCGCTGGTGGTGGCCATGGGAATAGGGCGCTTTGCTTTTACCCCGCAGGTGCCGCTGATGATTGACGAGCACCAGCTTGACCTGACAACTGCCGGTATTGTGGCTGCCTGGAACTACCTCGGCTATCTGGCCGGATCCTTTGATGCTATGCGGGCAAAACGCGGTATTGAGCTGCGGCTGTGGACCGGTTTATGGGGCGCGGTGATTATCACACTGCTGTCAGCGGTGATTTCCGGGGCTGTGCTGCACAGTATCGCGCGCTTTTTTATCGGCTGGGCGAGCGGCTGGACACTGGTGTTAGCAGCTGCCTGGACCAATGACGCACTGGCAAAACTTAACCGTCCGGCACTGAGTGTCGCGGTTTACGGCGGCACCGGTACCGGAATTCTGCTGTGCGGACTGGCAGCTATCGGCATTCAGGGCTTATCACTGACCGCCTCGCAGGGCTGGTGGATCTATGGTGCTGCGGCACTGCTCTTCAGTCTGTATGTCAGCCGCTATCTGCCGCGCCCGGGGGAACTGAGCAGCTCCTCCTCCCCGCACAGTAAACCGCGGATGACACCAAAAATCCGCCGTTTATTGTGGAGCTATGCGCTGGCCGGATTCGGCTATATTCTGCCTGCCACGTTTTTATCACAGATGGCGGCGGCGCGTTTCCCCGGCAGCCTGTTTGCTCAGTTTGTCTGGCCGGTATTCGGGATAGCGGCAGTCGCCGGTATCGTGGCCGCGATTGCCACGCGGCGTTTTTTCACGCCGCAGCGGCGGCTGGCAATCACTCTCTGGGCACAGGCAGCGGGTATTCTGGCGGCAGAAATCATGCCCGGGATCAGTGGTCTGGCAGTCAGTGCTTTTCTGGTCGGCGGCGGCCTGATGGCTGCGGTCCAGCTGGTATTCCAGTGCGGACGCGAACTGGCACCGGAGCACGGCCGCTATATGGCCGGATTGCTGACCACCTGGTATGCCGTCGGGCAGCTCGGCGGCCCGCTGGTATCCTCTGTCTCCGCGTATTTTACCGGTAAACTGGAACCGGCGCTGTGGGTGGCCTTTGCAGCACTGATTATCGGTGGTTTGCTGGTTTTCCGTGACCGCAGCGATATAAAAGAATCATTATCTCAGTGA